The Aulosira sp. FACHB-615 genome includes a window with the following:
- the kdpB gene encoding potassium-transporting ATPase subunit KdpB, with protein MKTNTTPRLPQGTRDSRKHTPKTDMRGLYQRAIKESFLKLHPKIAVRNPVMFIVWVGTIVTFLVTLDPNLFGTIQADVNQQRLLNGLITLILFFTVVFANFAEAVAEGRGKAQADSLRSTRSDTVASKILPDGSIQTVNSTELRRGDLVKVVANNMIPADGEVIQGLGSVDESAITGESAPVLKQPGTDIASSVTGGTRLLSDELTIRITADPGKGFIDRMIALVEGAERTKTPNEIALTVLLAVLTQVFLIVVATMPPFVNFIANFISTIFGAEAGNSLRAGASVAILISLLVALIPTTIGGLLSAIGIAGMDRVAQFNVIATSGRAVEACGDINTLVLDKTGTITLGNRMADEFIPVNSYTIEDVARVAHAASVFDETPEGRSIVKLADTYRVGVDFDINQAEGVEFSAKTRMSGTNLPNGKQVRKGAVDAIKSFVRSRGGKIASDVDAAYERVSRLGGTPLAVCQDDQIFGVIYLKDIVKPGLRERFDQLRRMGVKTIMLTGDNRITAGVIAQEAGVDDFIAEATPEDKIGVIRAEQSQGKLVAMTGDGTNDAPALAQANVGLAMNSGTQAAKEAANMVDLDSDPTKLIDLVTIGKQLLITRGALTTFSIANDIAKYFAIIPTIFAAAGIGALNIMGLKSAQSAIISALIYNALIIPVLIPLALTGVKFRPLTADQLLRRNIFIYGLGGIVAPFIAIKLIDVILPLS; from the coding sequence ATGAAAACCAACACAACACCTCGTCTTCCTCAAGGAACCCGTGACTCGCGCAAACATACCCCCAAAACAGATATGCGGGGACTCTACCAACGAGCGATTAAAGAGTCATTTCTTAAACTCCACCCAAAAATAGCTGTTCGTAACCCAGTCATGTTTATCGTCTGGGTAGGAACAATTGTTACCTTTCTCGTTACCCTCGACCCCAATTTATTCGGCACAATTCAAGCAGATGTTAATCAACAACGCTTATTAAACGGTTTAATTACACTTATTCTGTTCTTCACCGTTGTCTTTGCCAACTTTGCCGAAGCCGTAGCCGAAGGACGCGGTAAAGCCCAGGCTGATTCCTTGCGCTCCACCCGTTCTGATACCGTTGCGAGTAAAATTCTTCCTGATGGTTCAATTCAAACAGTTAATTCTACAGAACTGCGACGTGGCGATTTAGTCAAAGTCGTAGCTAATAACATGATTCCCGCCGATGGCGAAGTGATTCAAGGTCTTGGTTCTGTAGATGAGTCAGCCATCACCGGAGAATCAGCCCCAGTACTCAAACAACCAGGTACAGATATTGCCAGTTCAGTTACAGGCGGTACGCGCTTGCTTTCTGATGAATTAACAATTCGGATTACTGCTGATCCTGGTAAGGGTTTTATTGACCGCATGATTGCCTTGGTAGAAGGCGCAGAACGCACCAAAACACCTAACGAAATTGCCTTAACGGTACTGTTAGCAGTATTAACCCAAGTCTTTTTAATTGTGGTGGCAACAATGCCGCCCTTTGTTAACTTTATTGCTAACTTTATCAGTACCATATTTGGTGCGGAAGCCGGTAACAGCTTACGGGCTGGTGCGAGTGTGGCGATTTTGATTTCATTATTAGTTGCTTTGATACCAACAACCATCGGTGGTTTACTCAGTGCGATCGGCATTGCAGGGATGGATAGAGTAGCGCAATTTAACGTGATTGCCACCTCTGGACGCGCCGTCGAAGCCTGTGGTGATATTAATACCCTAGTGCTAGATAAAACAGGTACAATCACCTTGGGCAACCGGATGGCGGATGAGTTTATCCCTGTCAACAGTTACACCATTGAAGATGTCGCCAGAGTTGCCCATGCTGCCAGTGTATTTGATGAAACACCAGAAGGGAGATCAATTGTCAAACTGGCAGATACTTATCGAGTGGGTGTAGATTTCGATATCAACCAAGCAGAAGGTGTAGAATTTTCTGCCAAAACCCGGATGAGTGGGACAAATCTCCCCAACGGTAAGCAAGTCCGTAAAGGGGCGGTAGATGCCATTAAAAGCTTTGTTCGCTCTCGTGGAGGCAAGATTGCTAGTGATGTTGATGCAGCTTATGAGCGAGTTTCGCGGTTAGGCGGTACACCCTTAGCCGTTTGTCAAGATGACCAAATTTTTGGGGTTATCTATCTCAAAGATATTGTTAAACCTGGTTTACGCGAAAGATTCGACCAACTCCGGCGGATGGGTGTCAAGACAATTATGCTCACAGGTGATAACCGCATTACTGCTGGTGTGATTGCTCAAGAAGCTGGTGTTGATGATTTTATCGCTGAAGCCACACCAGAAGACAAAATTGGTGTAATTCGTGCCGAACAATCTCAAGGTAAGTTAGTAGCGATGACCGGAGATGGTACTAATGATGCACCCGCATTAGCTCAAGCCAACGTGGGTTTAGCCATGAACTCTGGGACACAAGCTGCAAAAGAAGCCGCCAACATGGTGGATTTAGATTCTGACCCCACCAAGTTAATTGATTTGGTAACTATTGGTAAACAGTTATTAATTACCCGTGGGGCGTTAACTACTTTTTCTATTGCCAATGATATTGCTAAGTATTTCGCCATTATTCCCACTATCTTTGCGGCGGCGGGAATTGGCGCACTCAACATTATGGGATTGAAAAGCGCCCAATCAGCAATTATCTCAGCCCTAATTTACAACGCCCTAATTATTCCGGTACTGATTCCTTTAGCACTAACGGGAGTCAAATTCCGTCCCCTGACAGCAGATCAATTATTAAGACGCAACATTTTCATTTATGGTTTGGGTGGAATTGTTGCACCTTTTATTGCCATCAAATTAATTGATGTCATCCTACCTTTGTCTTGA
- a CDS encoding potassium-transporting ATPase subunit F — MADYRIPRLPLYIFLGMCLNIVVAPVVYAATGESFSHVQAWSLGLLGLVTLSLSTYLFFVMFVPEKF, encoded by the coding sequence ATGGCTGATTACCGCATTCCAAGATTACCTTTATATATCTTTTTGGGAATGTGTTTAAACATCGTGGTTGCGCCTGTTGTTTATGCTGCCACCGGAGAAAGTTTTTCCCATGTTCAAGCTTGGTCACTAGGTCTGTTAGGGCTAGTAACTTTGAGCCTTTCTACTTATTTATTTTTTGTTATGTTTGTCCCGGAGAAATTCTAA
- the kdpC gene encoding K(+)-transporting ATPase subunit C — protein sequence MSFAREVNRAIRSTLVLWVIGAIIYPLAMIGIGQIILPFQVNGSLIKNSQGQVIGSSLIGQPFTSEKYFNSRPSTTSYSTADPKKDDAGVLKTGVSGASNLAPSNSALIERIKGKDDPDPSKRVEGDLNRLKKAGIQPTADLVYTSASSLDPHITPEAAKAQVNRVAKARGLQPQQLETLIAQNTDGRFLGIFGEPGVNVLQLNLALDALKSAS from the coding sequence ATGAGTTTTGCACGCGAAGTTAACAGAGCCATTCGTTCTACTTTAGTTCTTTGGGTAATTGGCGCTATTATCTATCCCTTGGCGATGATTGGTATTGGACAGATTATTTTGCCATTTCAAGTCAATGGTAGTTTGATTAAAAATAGCCAAGGTCAAGTAATTGGCTCTAGTTTAATTGGTCAACCTTTCACTTCTGAAAAATATTTTAATAGTCGTCCTAGTACTACCAGTTACAGTACTGCTGACCCGAAAAAAGATGATGCTGGAGTATTAAAAACTGGGGTTTCTGGTGCGAGTAATTTAGCACCAAGTAATTCAGCATTGATTGAACGTATCAAAGGTAAAGATGATCCCGACCCCAGCAAACGTGTTGAAGGTGATTTAAATCGGTTAAAAAAAGCAGGTATTCAACCTACTGCCGATTTAGTTTACACCTCTGCGTCCAGTCTTGACCCCCACATTACCCCGGAAGCTGCCAAAGCACAAGTTAACCGTGTAGCCAAAGCGCGAGGACTCCAACCCCAACAGTTAGAAACTTTGATTGCTCAAAATACCGATGGTCGCTTTTTGGGGATTTTTGGTGAACCAGGAGTTAATGTTTTGCAATTAAATTTAGCTTTGGATGCGTTAAAATCTGCAAGTTAG